A window of the Bradyrhizobium diazoefficiens genome harbors these coding sequences:
- a CDS encoding J domain-containing protein yields MPIDSSKFFDSIRVKPRGKQPEVKPRDTVVACEWTGCQNKGAHRAPKGRDNQREYWHFCLDHVREYNQNYNFFSGMNADAVARYQKDALTGHRPTWKMGANGGVKKGAEAGIDGAFDPFSMFQELNGRTGWRKGPDAQPKAETRKIMNAERKALQVMGLGPDATLADVKAKYKALAKQHHPDTNGGDRSTEDRLIEIIKAYNYLKTVVREA; encoded by the coding sequence ATGCCGATCGATTCATCAAAGTTCTTCGACTCCATCCGCGTGAAGCCGCGGGGCAAGCAGCCCGAGGTGAAGCCGCGCGATACCGTGGTCGCCTGCGAATGGACCGGGTGCCAGAACAAGGGCGCGCACCGCGCGCCGAAGGGACGCGATAACCAGCGCGAGTACTGGCACTTCTGCCTGGACCACGTCCGCGAGTACAATCAGAATTACAATTTCTTCTCCGGCATGAATGCCGACGCCGTCGCGCGCTATCAGAAGGATGCTCTGACCGGCCACCGTCCGACCTGGAAGATGGGCGCCAATGGCGGCGTCAAGAAGGGCGCGGAAGCCGGGATCGACGGCGCCTTCGATCCCTTCAGCATGTTCCAGGAGCTCAACGGCCGCACCGGCTGGCGGAAGGGCCCGGACGCCCAGCCCAAGGCCGAGACGCGCAAGATCATGAACGCCGAGCGCAAGGCGCTCCAGGTCATGGGCCTCGGCCCCGACGCCACGCTCGCCGACGTCAAGGCCAAGTACAAGGCCCTGGCGAAGCAGCACCACCCCGACACCAATGGCGGCGACCGCTCGACCGAAGATCGCCTGATCGAGATCATCAAGGCGTATAATTATCTGAAGACCGTGGTGCGAGAGGCGTAA
- a CDS encoding BolA family protein codes for MVMKDTISNKLQEAFTPESLQVVDESHLHEGHSGHRPSGETHFLVYIVSQAFKGKSRVDRHRMINAALAAELSGSVHALAIHAQAPGEG; via the coding sequence ATGGTTATGAAAGACACTATCAGCAACAAGTTGCAGGAAGCTTTCACGCCGGAAAGCCTGCAAGTCGTCGACGAGTCGCACTTGCATGAGGGCCATTCCGGCCATCGGCCGAGCGGCGAGACGCACTTCCTCGTTTATATCGTATCTCAAGCCTTCAAAGGGAAGAGCCGGGTCGACCGTCACCGCATGATAAATGCGGCGCTGGCCGCGGAACTCTCGGGTAGCGTGCATGCGCTGGCAATCCACGCGCAGGCGCCGGGGGAAGGCTGA
- a CDS encoding citrate synthase family protein: MKNSERLYLSAREAAAELAISPASLYAYVSRGLIHSEPTPDSRKNRYRAEDVRALKERRVPSPEPRGLRSFDADLPVMDTEISTITEEGAIYRGVNCIDLAENDTLEHTATLLWDVSDVDPFAPDNQPAMSDEMRAIAEAARRAAPIDRAIAVLALAASADPRAFTRAPDGRALVGARIVRLLVATMLNAEPSAEPLHQQIARAWAPDNKHAPDLIRRALVLLADHELNASTFTARCAASTGLNLYDSVIAGLAALKGPKHGGAGVLASQLVKTLVDRDVEPMVRERVALGERFPGFGHGVYKRGDPRAQSLLNALARAGAPRKFTKEVPERIAEATGEFVNIDYVLAVLVHALRLPGGSELALFAMARSVGWIAHASEQLQFGKLIRPRARYVGPAPGRRTHE; encoded by the coding sequence ATGAAAAATTCTGAAAGGCTCTACCTGTCTGCGCGCGAAGCCGCGGCCGAGCTCGCGATCTCGCCGGCCTCGCTCTACGCCTATGTCAGCCGCGGCCTGATCCACTCCGAGCCGACCCCGGATTCGCGCAAAAATCGCTATCGCGCCGAGGACGTCCGCGCCCTGAAGGAGCGCCGGGTACCGTCGCCGGAGCCGCGCGGCCTGCGCAGCTTCGATGCCGATCTGCCTGTCATGGACACGGAGATCTCGACCATCACCGAGGAGGGCGCGATCTACCGCGGCGTCAACTGCATTGATCTCGCCGAGAACGACACGCTGGAGCACACTGCAACGCTGCTCTGGGACGTCTCCGACGTCGATCCCTTTGCGCCGGACAATCAGCCTGCGATGTCCGACGAGATGCGCGCGATTGCGGAAGCCGCGCGCCGCGCAGCTCCGATCGATCGCGCCATCGCGGTGCTCGCGCTTGCAGCGAGCGCCGATCCCCGCGCCTTCACCCGCGCGCCCGATGGCCGCGCGCTGGTCGGGGCGCGCATCGTCCGCCTGCTGGTCGCGACCATGCTCAATGCCGAGCCGTCAGCCGAGCCGCTGCATCAGCAGATCGCGCGCGCCTGGGCCCCCGACAACAAGCACGCGCCCGATCTCATCCGCCGCGCACTGGTGCTGCTGGCGGATCATGAACTGAATGCCTCGACCTTCACCGCGCGGTGCGCGGCCTCGACCGGGCTCAATCTTTATGACTCGGTCATCGCCGGCCTCGCCGCGCTGAAAGGCCCGAAGCATGGCGGCGCCGGCGTGCTGGCCTCGCAGCTCGTCAAGACTCTGGTCGACCGCGACGTCGAGCCGATGGTGCGCGAGCGCGTTGCGCTCGGCGAGCGTTTCCCGGGCTTTGGCCACGGTGTCTACAAGCGCGGCGATCCCCGTGCGCAATCGCTGCTGAATGCCTTGGCGCGCGCCGGCGCGCCGCGCAAATTCACGAAAGAAGTGCCGGAGCGGATTGCGGAGGCGACCGGAGAGTTCGTCAATATCGACTATGTGCTCGCCGTGCTGGTGCACGCGCTGCGCCTGCCGGGAGGCAGCGAGCTCGCGCTGTTCGCGATGGCCCGCAGTGTCGGCTGGATCGCGCATGCCAGCGAGCAATTGCAGTTCGGCAAGCTGATCAGGCCGCGGGCAAGGTATGTGGGACCGGCGCCGGGACGGCGGACGCACGAATAA
- a CDS encoding citrate synthase/methylcitrate synthase, protein MNIHLTKSQIGLDGVPAAETVLSHVDGERGELIIAGEHVGTLAAKSSFEGVTARLWNGASQATLTEANVRSSLGAARERAFARLSELLPATRSMGIIDGFRAAVAGLRAEHGLEHEATIVGAFPVIAGALVRRAKGLDSVAPDPTASHAADTLRMLHGRAPAAREVTALDAYLVTASDHGMNASTFTARVVASTQADLFAAVTAGYCALTGPLHGGAPEPVLEMLDAIGSRERIQPWVDAALARGERMMGFGHRVYRVRDPRADVLKTAVEALASNGTDLPFAGEVEAYIRAALRKKNPERPLETNVEFFTAILLDALAIPRQAFTPIFAVARAAGWTAHAREQQRTGRLIRPSSSYVGAMPEG, encoded by the coding sequence ATGAACATCCACCTCACCAAAAGCCAGATCGGGCTGGACGGCGTTCCCGCGGCCGAGACCGTGCTGAGCCATGTCGACGGCGAGCGCGGCGAGCTCATTATCGCCGGCGAGCATGTCGGCACCCTCGCCGCCAAATCGAGCTTTGAGGGCGTCACCGCCCGGCTCTGGAACGGCGCGAGCCAAGCCACCCTCACCGAAGCCAATGTCCGGTCGAGCCTGGGCGCGGCGCGCGAACGCGCCTTCGCGCGGCTCTCCGAGCTGCTGCCGGCGACCCGGAGCATGGGCATCATCGACGGATTTCGCGCCGCGGTCGCGGGCCTGCGCGCCGAGCACGGGCTGGAACACGAAGCGACCATCGTCGGCGCGTTTCCGGTCATCGCAGGTGCCCTGGTCCGGCGCGCAAAAGGGCTCGATTCGGTCGCTCCGGATCCGACTGCGAGCCATGCCGCCGATACGCTGCGCATGCTGCATGGACGCGCGCCCGCCGCGCGCGAGGTCACTGCGTTAGATGCCTATCTCGTCACCGCCAGTGACCACGGCATGAACGCCTCGACCTTTACCGCGCGCGTGGTGGCTTCGACGCAGGCCGATCTGTTCGCCGCCGTCACCGCGGGCTATTGCGCGCTGACCGGACCGCTGCATGGCGGCGCGCCGGAGCCGGTGCTGGAAATGCTGGACGCGATCGGCTCGCGCGAACGGATCCAGCCCTGGGTGGATGCGGCGCTGGCGCGCGGCGAGCGGATGATGGGCTTCGGCCATCGTGTCTATCGCGTGCGCGATCCGCGCGCCGACGTGCTCAAGACCGCAGTCGAGGCGCTCGCCTCCAACGGCACCGACCTGCCATTTGCCGGCGAGGTCGAGGCCTATATCCGCGCCGCGCTGCGCAAGAAGAATCCGGAGCGGCCGCTGGAAACCAATGTCGAGTTCTTCACCGCGATCCTGCTCGATGCGCTGGCGATTCCGAGGCAGGCGTTCACGCCGATCTTCGCGGTGGCACGCGCAGCAGGCTGGACAGCGCATGCGCGCGAGCAGCAGCGGACGGGACGGTTGATCCGGCCGAGCTCGTCGTATGTGGGGGCGATGCCGGAGGGGTGA